A stretch of Geitlerinema sp. PCC 9228 DNA encodes these proteins:
- a CDS encoding tetratricopeptide repeat protein has protein sequence QAIELDPDDAWTYNELGDVLEDKGELEEAIEKHREAIELAPEVCICLQTFRLCPRTTRRSRGSHGKLSPSN, from the coding sequence CAAGCGATCGAGCTTGACCCTGATGATGCTTGGACTTATAACGAATTAGGAGATGTATTAGAAGACAAAGGAGAGCTAGAAGAGGCGATAGAGAAGCATCGAGAAGCGATCGAACTTGCTCCTGAGGTATGCATCTGCTTACAGACATTTAGGTTATGCCCTCGAACAACAAGGAGATCTAGAGGAAGCCATGGAAAACTATCGCCAAGCAATTAA